A single genomic interval of Gammaproteobacteria bacterium harbors:
- the nhaD gene encoding sodium:proton antiporter NhaD gives MTNRSSETAVAAPARHAVSRAWRVFAVLLLSCWPLLSHAETSTDTARTLLDLTGSWVGYSCLALFVLAYGVVVLEEFIHLRKSKPVMLAAGLIWILIAIAYRQQGDTEVVGDTVRHHILEYAELMLFLLAAMTYINTLTERNVFLALRSKLVNSGYSLRTIFWLTGILAFFISPVADNMTTALVMAAVVIAVGGNDRAFISVSCISIVVAANAGGAFSPFGDITTLMVWQKGVVDFFEFFDLFIPSVVNWLVPALFMSFAVSTQRPEGQGEVTRVKQGGFIIIGLFFFTITITVLMHNFLHLPPVVGMMMGLGILKLYGYRLRRSELNIPHIGGPEEGDLDITSGRPRKPFDIFISMKRAEWDTLMFFYGVVLCVGGLGTIGYLALASEFLYVDLGPTWANVLIGLLSAVVDNIPVMFAVLTMNPDMSHGQWLLVTLTAGVGGSLLSIGSAAGVALMGQARGTYTFFSHLRWSWAVALGYAASIATHLYLNTHLM, from the coding sequence ATGACCAACCGATCGTCGGAAACCGCCGTCGCTGCGCCGGCAAGACACGCCGTATCCCGCGCCTGGCGCGTGTTCGCGGTGCTGCTGCTGTCGTGCTGGCCGCTGCTGTCGCACGCGGAAACCTCGACCGACACCGCACGCACCCTGCTCGACCTCACCGGCAGCTGGGTCGGCTATTCCTGCCTTGCCCTGTTCGTGCTCGCGTATGGCGTCGTCGTGCTGGAGGAGTTCATCCACCTGCGCAAGTCCAAGCCGGTGATGCTCGCCGCCGGCCTCATCTGGATCCTGATCGCCATCGCCTACAGGCAGCAGGGCGATACCGAAGTGGTCGGCGACACGGTCCGGCACCACATCCTGGAATACGCCGAGCTTATGCTGTTCCTGCTCGCCGCGATGACGTATATCAACACCCTGACCGAGCGCAATGTGTTCCTCGCGCTGCGCTCGAAGCTGGTCAACTCCGGTTATTCCCTCCGCACCATCTTCTGGCTGACCGGCATACTGGCCTTCTTCATCTCACCCGTCGCCGACAATATGACCACAGCGCTGGTCATGGCCGCGGTGGTCATCGCCGTGGGCGGCAACGACCGCGCGTTCATCTCGGTGTCCTGCATCAGCATCGTGGTGGCGGCCAACGCCGGCGGCGCCTTCAGCCCGTTCGGCGATATCACGACGCTGATGGTATGGCAGAAGGGGGTGGTGGACTTTTTTGAATTCTTCGACCTGTTCATCCCGTCCGTGGTCAACTGGCTGGTACCCGCCCTGTTCATGTCATTCGCGGTGTCCACACAGCGGCCCGAGGGGCAAGGCGAAGTAACACGCGTCAAGCAGGGTGGCTTCATCATAATCGGCTTGTTCTTCTTCACCATCACGATCACCGTGCTGATGCACAATTTCCTCCACCTGCCGCCGGTAGTGGGCATGATGATGGGACTCGGCATACTCAAGCTGTATGGCTACCGGCTCAGGCGCAGCGAACTGAATATCCCCCACATCGGCGGCCCGGAGGAAGGCGATCTGGACATCACGTCCGGCCGCCCGCGCAAGCCGTTCGACATCTTCATCAGCATGAAACGGGCCGAGTGGGATACTCTCATGTTCTTCTACGGCGTCGTCCTCTGCGTTGGCGGCCTCGGCACGATCGGCTACCTGGCGCTGGCGTCGGAGTTCCTCTATGTCGATCTCGGGCCGACCTGGGCCAATGTACTGATCGGCCTTCTGTCCGCCGTGGTGGACAACATACCGGTGATGTTTGCCGTGCTCACCATGAACCCCGACATGTCGCACGGGCAATGGCTGCTCGTCACGCTGACGGCCGGCGTCGGCGGCTCACTGCTGTCGATCGGCTCGGCCGCCGGCGTGGCCCTGATGGGACAGGCGCGCGGAACCTACACGTTCTTCTCGCACCTGCGCTGGTCCTGGGCGGTTGCGCTGGGCTACGCGGCCAGCATCGCCACTCACTTATATCTCAACACGCACCTGATGTAG
- a CDS encoding trypsin-like peptidase domain-containing protein, with amino-acid sequence MKHPQDPPAYLNVRRRIGAAAWLPGLFALFLLLPAAPARAVDLNTVSNAVVKLYVTRQGWDIRQPWAREQANRRTCSGFFIRQGILTNAHCVMDATFIQIEVPGLADKIEAERVAVNHQSDLALLKPRNPGALPKGIVPIRFGKLPEPRDKVVTVGYAIGGRQVSYTEGVVSRIDIMSYAHSGFENLLVQTDAAINMGNSGGPVFSDETGDCVGVATQRFSGTIGYFVPGMVIEHFLADLKDGKVDGVPFIGVSTQSLENPTLRASLGMAPEQSGLMVTKVAQEGGADGILQVSDVLLSVAGTRVFNDGRITLRDNSRIGVGYEIASRQVGESLPLTVLRDGKVIKTSVTLASHEFKVIPTLPQYDTQPRYYVLGGLVFRAVEPRYYIPADPQNTMVDIPFTIRRYFDTPRNDADGIEELVVISDVFEAEVNAGYGGLVENTRVAMVNGRGIRRLEDVADAIAENHGDYHVLELEDKRRIVLSRAQVEAEEHNIRRRYNIP; translated from the coding sequence ATGAAACATCCGCAAGATCCGCCCGCATACCTTAATGTCCGCCGCCGGATCGGCGCCGCGGCCTGGCTGCCCGGCCTGTTCGCATTATTCCTGCTGCTGCCCGCGGCGCCCGCCCGCGCGGTGGATCTCAACACCGTTTCAAATGCCGTCGTCAAACTCTATGTCACGCGCCAGGGCTGGGACATCCGCCAGCCCTGGGCGCGTGAGCAGGCGAACCGCCGCACGTGTTCGGGCTTCTTCATCAGACAGGGCATTCTGACCAACGCGCATTGCGTGATGGATGCCACCTTCATCCAGATCGAGGTGCCCGGACTGGCGGACAAGATCGAGGCCGAGCGCGTCGCAGTCAATCATCAGAGCGATCTGGCGCTGCTCAAACCCAGGAATCCCGGCGCGCTGCCGAAGGGCATCGTTCCGATCCGTTTCGGCAAGCTGCCCGAGCCGCGCGACAAGGTGGTGACCGTGGGTTACGCCATCGGCGGCCGCCAGGTCTCATACACCGAGGGCGTGGTCTCGCGCATCGACATCATGTCCTACGCGCACAGCGGGTTCGAGAACCTGCTGGTGCAGACGGACGCGGCGATCAACATGGGAAATTCCGGCGGGCCGGTGTTCTCGGACGAGACGGGGGACTGCGTCGGCGTCGCCACGCAGCGTTTCTCCGGCACGATCGGGTATTTCGTGCCGGGCATGGTGATCGAGCACTTTCTCGCCGACCTGAAGGACGGCAAGGTCGACGGCGTCCCGTTCATCGGCGTGAGCACGCAGTCGCTGGAGAACCCGACCCTGCGCGCCTCTCTCGGCATGGCGCCGGAGCAGAGCGGCCTGATGGTGACCAAGGTGGCGCAGGAAGGCGGCGCCGACGGCATACTGCAGGTCAGCGACGTGCTGCTGTCCGTCGCGGGCACCCGCGTCTTCAACGACGGCAGGATCACCCTGCGCGACAACAGCCGGATCGGCGTGGGCTACGAGATCGCCAGCCGCCAGGTGGGCGAGTCGCTGCCCCTGACCGTGTTGCGCGACGGCAAGGTGATCAAGACGTCGGTCACGCTCGCGAGCCATGAATTCAAGGTGATTCCCACGCTGCCGCAGTACGACACCCAGCCGCGCTATTACGTCTTGGGCGGACTGGTCTTCCGGGCCGTGGAACCGAGATACTACATACCCGCCGATCCGCAGAATACGATGGTGGATATCCCGTTCACCATCCGCAGGTATTTCGACACCCCGCGCAACGATGCGGACGGCATCGAGGAACTCGTGGTGATCAGCGACGTGTTCGAGGCGGAGGTCAATGCCGGTTACGGAGGCCTGGTGGAGAACACCCGTGTCGCGATGGTCAACGGGCGCGGCATCCGCCGGCTCGAGGACGTCGCGGACGCGATCGCGGAGAATCACGGCGACTATCACGTCCTCGAGCTGGAGGACAAGCGCAGGATCGTGCTGAGCCGCGCCCAGGTCGAGGCCGAGGAGCACAACATCCGCCGGCGCTACAACATACCGTGA
- a CDS encoding 2OG-Fe(II) oxygenase: MSAVSGFDQGRNGPCFCGSGLRFKECCGSLAEDRRPPHGLHVIENYLDADRCRRLTEYANTRSAEPLMIVDTAATTTNNVVKKLDPGRVTEQVDLGPEQAQLNELVRKALMDKVEPEIQAVIEWFESPQLLRYRTGGFYKGHADSEQLDVSSTTWKKVLDRDVSLLLYLNDEYSGGALSFPRFRYLLRPKPGMLVFFPSDNRYYHSAEPVLSGIRYAIVSWAAIRGVPKVHDVPTPGAMPMRG, encoded by the coding sequence GTGAGCGCCGTCTCGGGATTCGATCAGGGACGAAACGGCCCGTGTTTCTGCGGGAGCGGGCTCCGTTTCAAGGAATGCTGCGGGTCATTGGCGGAGGATCGCCGTCCCCCGCACGGATTGCACGTAATCGAGAACTACCTCGATGCCGACCGATGCCGGCGCCTGACGGAATACGCTAATACGCGGAGTGCCGAGCCCCTGATGATCGTGGACACGGCGGCGACCACCACGAACAATGTGGTCAAGAAACTCGACCCGGGCAGGGTCACGGAACAGGTCGATCTGGGTCCGGAGCAGGCGCAACTGAACGAGCTCGTACGCAAGGCCTTGATGGACAAGGTCGAGCCGGAGATACAGGCCGTGATCGAGTGGTTCGAGAGCCCCCAGCTCCTGCGTTACCGCACGGGCGGTTTTTACAAGGGGCACGCGGACAGTGAACAGCTGGATGTGTCGTCGACCACCTGGAAGAAGGTTCTTGATCGTGACGTCAGCCTGCTGTTGTATCTCAACGATGAGTATTCGGGTGGCGCCCTCAGCTTTCCGAGGTTCCGGTACCTGCTCCGCCCGAAGCCGGGGATGCTGGTCTTCTTCCCTTCCGACAATCGTTACTACCACAGTGCGGAACCGGTACTGTCCGGGATCCGCTATGCCATTGTCAGCTGGGCTGCGATCCGCGGCGTGCCGAAGGTGCACGATGTGCCGACGCCGGGCGCCATGCCGATGCGCGGCTAG
- a CDS encoding glycosyltransferase, translating to MVERWGLDPRKAGSIHNAVVDDRIVERGREPVDHPFFSSGDKVLVAVGRLEPQKDYPTLFKAFAELRSTHRVRLIILGEGSLRDRLQALIEEAALIDYIDLAGFSSNPFSYMRRADGVVLSSLWEGFGNVLAEALAQGTPIVSTDCPSGPAEILDNGKYGPLVPVGDAHALADGMRRILDAPLPEEILKERSRSFSVNLRVNDYLELFEALLRER from the coding sequence ATGGTCGAACGCTGGGGACTCGATCCGCGCAAGGCGGGTTCGATACATAACGCCGTGGTAGACGACCGGATCGTCGAGCGCGGCCGCGAGCCGGTGGACCACCCCTTCTTTTCGTCGGGCGACAAGGTCCTGGTGGCGGTCGGGCGCCTGGAGCCTCAGAAGGACTACCCGACGCTGTTCAAGGCGTTCGCCGAGCTCCGCAGCACGCATCGCGTCCGTCTGATCATCCTGGGCGAGGGCAGCCTCAGGGACCGGCTGCAGGCATTGATCGAAGAAGCCGCATTGATTGACTACATCGATCTTGCGGGGTTCTCATCCAACCCCTTCAGCTACATGCGGCGGGCGGACGGGGTCGTTCTGTCTTCCCTGTGGGAAGGGTTCGGCAACGTGCTGGCCGAGGCATTGGCGCAGGGGACGCCGATTGTTTCGACTGACTGCCCGAGCGGGCCGGCGGAGATCCTCGACAACGGAAAATACGGCCCGCTCGTCCCGGTGGGGGATGCGCATGCGCTGGCCGATGGCATGCGCCGCATCCTCGATGCCCCGCTGCCGGAAGAGATCCTGAAAGAACGCTCCCGCTCCTTTTCGGTGAACCTGCGCGTGAATGATTACCTGGAATTATTCGAAGCTCTGCTCAGGGAACGCTAG
- a CDS encoding glycosyltransferase family 2 protein: protein MPFFTVFIPTYNRADVLLRTLDSIVLQGETDLEVVIVDDGSADDTRELVERWRGQVPFPVKYIYQENQGKTAAHNTMLDHAEGELTVLLNSDDLLAENALSIVRRHWQAVASIPDCAGIEGLSADLATGRLLGTRYPRDEMLGNFIEMRQRHGVTGDKFNVIRTSVLKQFPFPRFPGEKHVPPSTVWSRIALRYRFMHVNQVLQLKEYRADGITQSWGDKKSRNPCGYRQYYLEILNDQKAYYAFPKRLSCARRYVYLSFMCGTPLGRQISDMEDRALYALAFPFGFMKYLFGKKRV, encoded by the coding sequence ATGCCATTTTTTACCGTCTTCATTCCTACCTATAATCGCGCGGATGTCCTGCTGCGCACGCTCGACAGCATCGTCTTGCAGGGCGAGACCGATCTCGAGGTGGTGATCGTGGACGACGGCTCTGCGGACGACACCCGGGAGCTGGTCGAGCGATGGCGCGGGCAGGTTCCATTCCCCGTCAAGTACATCTATCAGGAAAACCAGGGCAAGACCGCGGCGCACAATACCATGCTCGACCACGCCGAAGGTGAATTGACGGTCCTGCTCAATTCGGACGACCTGCTTGCGGAAAACGCCTTATCGATCGTCCGCCGACACTGGCAGGCCGTCGCCTCGATCCCCGATTGTGCCGGCATCGAAGGCCTGAGCGCGGATCTGGCGACGGGACGGTTGCTGGGTACGCGCTATCCGCGCGACGAGATGCTGGGGAATTTCATTGAAATGCGGCAGCGCCACGGGGTTACCGGCGACAAGTTCAATGTGATCAGGACCTCCGTGCTGAAACAATTTCCCTTTCCCCGCTTCCCGGGCGAGAAGCACGTGCCGCCCTCCACGGTGTGGAGCCGCATCGCCCTTCGTTACCGCTTCATGCATGTCAATCAAGTGCTGCAGCTCAAGGAGTATCGGGCTGATGGCATCACCCAATCGTGGGGGGACAAAAAGAGCCGGAATCCCTGCGGCTATCGCCAGTACTATCTGGAAATACTGAACGACCAGAAGGCGTACTATGCCTTTCCCAAGCGTTTGTCCTGCGCCAGGCGCTATGTATATCTTTCGTTTATGTGTGGCACGCCATTGGGGCGACAGATTTCCGATATGGAAGACCGGGCGTTGTACGCCCTGGCGTTTCCGTTCGGGTTCATGAAATATCTGTTCGGAAAGAAGCGGGTATAG
- the gltX gene encoding glutamate--tRNA ligase produces MTVRTRFAPSPTGYLHIGGARTALFSWLYARRHGGTFILRIEDTDIERSTAASVNAILEGMAWLGLAWDEGPFAQSERMDRYREVIGQLLAAGKAYHCYCSKERLEALREEQMARKEKPRYDGLCRHRKGPPPEGISPVVRFCNPLDGAVVVEDRIRGRVVFANSELDDLIIARSDGTPTYNFTVVVDDYDMKITHVIRGDDHLNNTPRQMNILRALGAEPPLYAHVPMILGEDGKRLSKRHGAVSVMAYHEEGFLPEALLNYLVRLGWSHGDQEVFTLDEMIRLFDITDVNNSATAFNTGKLLWLNQHYIKESPPGHIAPQLAWQLGRLGIDPAQGGPDLGDVVMVQRERARTLKEMAEISAYFYQDFAHYEADAAKKHLTAAARAPLAQVRAALAALESWTPEPLHQAVIATAEALAIKLGKLAQPLRVAVSGRGATPGIDQTLWLIGREAVLRRIDRAIAWIDHHGSESTEGAH; encoded by the coding sequence ATGACCGTTCGCACACGCTTCGCACCCAGTCCCACGGGCTACCTGCACATCGGCGGCGCCCGCACCGCGCTGTTCAGCTGGCTCTATGCCCGCCGCCACGGCGGGACCTTCATCCTGCGCATCGAGGATACCGACATCGAGCGCTCGACCGCTGCCTCGGTGAACGCCATCCTCGAGGGCATGGCGTGGCTGGGGCTGGCCTGGGACGAGGGCCCGTTCGCGCAGAGCGAGCGCATGGATCGCTATAGAGAGGTGATCGGGCAACTGCTCGCCGCCGGCAAGGCCTATCACTGCTATTGTTCGAAGGAGCGCCTCGAGGCGCTGCGCGAGGAGCAGATGGCGCGCAAGGAGAAGCCGCGCTATGACGGCCTGTGCCGCCACCGCAAGGGACCGCCGCCGGAAGGCATCAGCCCGGTGGTCCGCTTCTGCAACCCGCTCGACGGCGCCGTGGTGGTCGAGGACCGGATCCGCGGCCGCGTGGTGTTCGCCAACAGCGAGCTCGACGACCTCATCATCGCCCGTTCGGACGGCACGCCGACCTACAACTTCACCGTGGTGGTCGACGACTACGACATGAAGATCACCCACGTGATCCGCGGCGACGACCACCTGAACAACACGCCGCGCCAGATGAACATCCTGCGCGCGCTCGGCGCCGAGCCGCCGCTGTACGCCCACGTACCGATGATCCTCGGCGAGGACGGCAAGCGCCTGTCGAAGCGCCACGGTGCGGTGAGCGTGATGGCCTATCACGAGGAAGGCTTCCTGCCCGAGGCCCTGCTCAACTACCTGGTGCGCCTCGGCTGGTCGCACGGGGACCAGGAGGTCTTCACCCTGGACGAGATGATCCGCCTGTTCGACATCACGGACGTGAACAACTCCGCCACCGCCTTCAACACGGGCAAGCTGCTCTGGCTCAACCAGCATTATATAAAGGAGAGCCCCCCCGGGCACATCGCCCCGCAGCTGGCCTGGCAGCTCGGCCGCCTCGGGATCGACCCGGCGCAGGGCGGCCCGGACCTCGGCGACGTGGTCATGGTCCAGCGCGAACGCGCCAGGACGCTGAAGGAGATGGCCGAGATCAGCGCCTATTTCTACCAGGACTTCGCCCACTACGAGGCGGACGCCGCGAAGAAACACCTGACGGCCGCGGCGCGCGCGCCGCTGGCCCAGGTGCGTGCGGCGCTCGCCGCGCTGGAGTCCTGGACGCCCGAGCCGCTGCATCAGGCGGTGATCGCGACGGCCGAGGCGCTGGCGATCAAGCTCGGCAAGCTGGCGCAGCCGCTGCGCGTCGCGGTCAGCGGCCGCGGCGCGACGCCGGGTATCGACCAGACCCTGTGGCTGATCGGCCGCGAGGCGGTGCTGCGCCGCATCGACCGCGCTATCGCCTGGATCGACCACCACGGTTCCGAATCAACAGAAGGTGCGCACTGA
- a CDS encoding glutamine--tRNA ligase/YqeY domain fusion protein: MSEGETPRPVNFIRQIIEADIQAGKHGGKVATRFPPEPNGYLHIGHAKSICLNFGVAEDYRGTCNLRFDDTNPSKEDVEFVEAIQRDVQWLGFRWNAQPLFASDYFEKLYGFAVELIGQGKAYVCDLSAEEIRAYRGTLTEPGKDSPWRNRSVTENLDLFARMRAGEFPDGARTLRAKIDMTAPNINLRDPTLYRIRHGVTHHHIGQSWVIYPTYDYTHPISDALEGITHSLCTLEFEDHRPLYDWVLDNITIPCHPQQIEFSRLNLQYTVMSKRRLTRLVDEGFVEGWDDPRMPTIAGLRRRGYTPASIREFCARIGVTRADNIVEMGLLEDCIRDDLNANAPRRMAVLRPLKVVILNYPGDRVEELEALNHPQNPAMGTRRVPFCREIVIDRNDFMEQASGKFKRLVAGGEVRLRYGYVIRCEQVIKDGGEVVELHCSYDAATLGADPAGRKVKGVIHWVSARHGIPAEVRLYDRLFTHPLPDAAREEGKEFTDFLNPDSLHTLTRSLVEPALGAARPGDAFQFEREGYFCLDPAHIHGAQPVFNRTVTLRDTWAKIAGQAD; encoded by the coding sequence ATGAGCGAGGGCGAAACACCGCGTCCCGTCAATTTCATCCGCCAGATCATCGAGGCGGACATCCAGGCCGGCAAGCACGGCGGCAAGGTCGCCACGCGCTTTCCGCCCGAGCCGAACGGTTACCTGCACATCGGGCACGCCAAGTCGATCTGCCTCAACTTCGGCGTGGCGGAGGATTACCGCGGCACCTGCAACCTGCGCTTCGATGACACCAATCCGAGCAAGGAGGACGTCGAATTCGTCGAGGCGATCCAGCGCGACGTGCAGTGGCTGGGCTTTCGCTGGAACGCGCAGCCGCTGTTCGCCTCCGACTACTTCGAGAAGCTGTACGGCTTCGCGGTCGAGCTGATCGGGCAGGGCAAGGCCTATGTGTGCGACCTCAGCGCCGAGGAGATCCGCGCCTACCGCGGCACGCTGACCGAGCCCGGCAAGGACAGCCCGTGGCGCAACCGTTCGGTAACGGAAAATCTCGACCTGTTCGCGCGTATGCGCGCCGGCGAGTTCCCGGACGGCGCGCGCACGCTGCGCGCGAAGATCGACATGACCGCGCCCAACATCAACCTGCGCGACCCGACGCTGTACCGCATCCGTCACGGCGTGACGCACCACCACATCGGCCAGTCCTGGGTGATCTATCCGACCTACGATTACACCCATCCGATCTCGGATGCGCTGGAGGGCATCACCCATTCGCTGTGCACGCTGGAGTTCGAGGACCACCGCCCGCTCTACGACTGGGTGCTGGACAACATCACCATCCCGTGCCACCCGCAGCAGATCGAGTTCTCGCGCCTGAACCTGCAGTACACGGTGATGAGCAAGCGCCGCCTGACGCGGCTGGTCGACGAGGGTTTCGTCGAGGGCTGGGACGATCCCCGCATGCCGACCATCGCCGGCCTGCGCCGGCGCGGTTACACGCCGGCCTCGATCCGCGAATTCTGCGCCCGCATCGGCGTGACGCGCGCGGACAACATCGTCGAGATGGGCCTGCTGGAGGACTGCATCCGCGACGACCTCAACGCGAATGCGCCGCGCCGCATGGCGGTGCTGCGCCCGCTCAAGGTGGTGATCCTGAACTACCCCGGGGACCGGGTCGAGGAGCTCGAGGCGCTGAACCATCCGCAGAATCCGGCCATGGGGACGCGCCGCGTGCCGTTCTGCCGCGAGATCGTCATTGACCGCAACGACTTCATGGAGCAGGCCTCCGGCAAGTTCAAGCGCCTGGTCGCGGGCGGCGAGGTGCGGCTGCGCTACGGCTACGTGATCCGCTGCGAGCAGGTGATCAAGGACGGCGGCGAGGTGGTCGAGCTGCATTGCAGCTACGACGCGGCGACGCTCGGCGCCGATCCCGCCGGGCGCAAGGTCAAGGGCGTCATCCACTGGGTGTCGGCGCGCCACGGCATCCCGGCCGAGGTGCGGCTCTATGACCGCCTGTTCACGCACCCGCTGCCCGACGCGGCGCGGGAGGAGGGCAAGGAGTTCACCGACTTCCTCAACCCCGATTCGCTGCACACCCTGACCCGCAGCCTGGTCGAGCCGGCCCTGGGCGCGGCCCGCCCCGGCGACGCCTTCCAGTTCGAGCGCGAGGGCTACTTCTGCCTCGACCCGGCCCATATCCACGGCGCGCAGCCGGTGTTCAACCGCACCGTGACACTGCGCGACACCTGGGCGAAGATCGCCGGCCAGGCGGACTGA